One segment of Clostridium ljungdahlii DSM 13528 DNA contains the following:
- the lipA gene encoding lipoyl synthase, which produces MYKRKPEWLKIKIRGGQVSQDVKDILKKYSLNTVCGEANCPNRMECFNKSRATFMILGKNCTRNCTFCNVTKGKPEKVDKKEPFNVAQAVDKLELKYAVITSVTRDDLEDGGASHFANVVEEIRKLNKNITVEVLIPDFKGNETALKKVVDSKPNVINHNVETTPALYKEVRPMAVYKRSLELLKRVKIMDNSILTKSGFMLGLGEKEEDIIEVLKDLRRADCDIVTIGQYLPPSSKHHPVVEYVHPDLFKKYKEIALELGFKFVSSSPLVRSSYHAEEMIES; this is translated from the coding sequence ATGTATAAGAGAAAACCTGAGTGGTTAAAAATAAAAATAAGAGGCGGACAAGTTTCCCAGGATGTAAAGGATATACTTAAAAAATATTCTTTAAATACTGTATGTGGTGAGGCAAATTGTCCTAATAGAATGGAATGTTTTAATAAAAGCAGGGCAACTTTTATGATACTTGGGAAAAATTGTACTAGAAATTGTACTTTTTGTAATGTAACTAAAGGCAAACCTGAAAAAGTTGATAAAAAAGAACCTTTTAATGTGGCACAAGCAGTGGATAAACTAGAATTGAAATATGCGGTAATAACTTCTGTTACAAGAGATGATTTAGAAGATGGAGGAGCTTCTCATTTTGCTAATGTTGTAGAAGAAATAAGAAAGCTTAATAAAAATATAACAGTAGAAGTTTTAATACCGGATTTTAAAGGAAATGAAACTGCACTTAAAAAGGTAGTGGATTCAAAACCTAATGTAATAAATCACAATGTAGAGACTACACCTGCTCTATATAAAGAAGTAAGACCAATGGCAGTTTACAAGCGTTCACTGGAACTTTTAAAAAGAGTTAAGATTATGGATAACTCAATTTTAACAAAATCAGGATTTATGTTGGGGCTTGGAGAAAAAGAAGAAGATATTATAGAAGTATTAAAGGATTTAAGAAGGGCGGATTGTGACATTGTTACAATAGGTCAGTACTTACCACCTTCTTCAAAACATCATCCTGTTGTAGAGTATGTTCATCCTGATCTATTTAAAAAGTATAAAGAAATAGCTTTAGAGTTGGGTTTTAAATTTGTATCATCTTCCCCACTAGTAAGAAGTTCCTATCATGCAGAAGAAATGATTGAAAGCTAA